A stretch of DNA from Thermococcus sp. Bubb.Bath:
CAGTATTTTTACTAGGAGGGCATTTTTTGATCAAACTTTGCAATGCAAAGTCTCTTTGATAAACCCCTAAAAGGAGCAGAAAATAATGTTTTGAATAAAAAGGAAAGTAGAGAGGTCAGAAGGTGTAGTAATCGACCTCACGCTTCCCCTTCTTTGGGACGGCCTTTCTGCTCTCCTCGAAGTTTCTGTAGTACTCCAGCATATACGGCGTTATACTCGGCTTGATCTTCTTGAGGGCCTCCTCAAAGTCCCTTTTAGTTACCCTGATCTCGTCCAGGAAGTCCTCCTCTGCCCGTTCTTCCTCAGCGGGGATTGCACGAACGATGCGCCTTAGAGCCGTTAGGGCCGCCTCCCTAACCACTGCCTCTATGTCGGCTCCAGAGTATCCTTCGGTCTTTTTCGCCAGCTCTTCAAGGTTAACGTCCTCAGCCAGCGGAACCCGCCTCGTGTGAACCTTGAATACCTCAAGCCTGGCCTTCTCGTCCGGAGCCGGAACGAGTATCAACCTGTCGAACCTCCCCGGCCTGAGCAGGGCTGGATCAATAATGTCCGGCCTGTTGGTGGCTCCAATGACGACCACACCACTGTTCCTTTCTATGCCGTCCATCTCAGTGAGCAGCTGATTGATGAGGGTATCGAGGTGCCTCGCACCCTCGTATGAGCCCCTGGCCGGTGCTATTGCGTCTATCTCATCAATGAATACCACCGTCGGGGCCGCCTGCCTCGCCTTCCTGAATATCTCCCTCACCCTTTTCTCAGTCTCTCCAACCCACTTGGAGAGCACTTCTGGTCCCCTTATGGCTATGAAGTTGGCCTCGCTCTCGTTGGCCACGGCCTTTGCAAGGAGTGTCTTACCAGTTCCAGGCGGACCGTAGAGGAGTATCCCCCTCGGCGGAGTTATCCCCAATCTCTCAAAGGCCTTGGGGTACTTAAGCGGCCATTCTACAGCCTCCATCAGCTCCTCCTTAACGTCTTTGAGTCCGCCTATATCGTCCCAGTGGACGTTCGGAACCTCCATAAGTACTTCCCTTAGTGCAGATGGCTCGACCATCTTCAGTGCCTCGTAGAAGTCGTCCTCCATGACGCGGAGTTCCTGGAGGACTTCGGGGGGTATTTTCTCGTGCTCCGGACTCACCCTGCCCTCCTTGATCAGCCTGCGAAGAACTACCATCGCCGCTTCCCTTGCCAGAGCGGCCAGATCAGCACCGACGAAGCCGTGGGTCTTATCCGCTATCCTGTCGAGCATTCGGTCGATGAGCTTGGCCTTGACCTCGGAGTAAATCTCGCCGTACTCCTTGAGGATGCGCTTTATCTCTTCCTCGCTCCTGGCCTTCTCCACTTGGACTTTGAGCCTCATCAGCGTCTCCGAGTCTAGGATCCTTGGCCCGACTTCGTCGAGTATGCGCAGGACTTCGCTCCTGTCGAAAGGAGGCTCTAGAGGCATTCCTCTGGTGTGTATTTGGAGGATTTCCTTCCTTCCCTGCTTGTCTGGAACGCCGACCTCAATCTCCCTATCAAACCTCCCCGGCCTCCTCAAAGCCGGATCAAGAGCATCCGGCCTGTTGGTTGCTGCTATGACGATAACCTTGCCCCTCCCCTGCAGGCCGTCCATCAGGGTGAGCAGCTGGCTGACAACCCTCTTCTCGACCTCCCCAACTACTTCCTCCCTCTTGGGGGCGATTGCATCAATCTCGTCGATGAATATTATGCTGGGCGCGTTCTCCTCGGCCTCTTTGAATATATCCCTCAGCCTTTCTTCACTTTCCCCATAGAACTTGCTCATTATCTCTGGACCGTTGATTGCTATGAAGTGAGCGTTGGCCTCATTTGCAACGGCCTTTGCAAGGAGTGTCTTACCAGTTCCAGGCGGACCGTAGAGGAGAACTCCCTTCGGCGGCTCGATACCGAGCCTCTCAAAGAGCTCAGGATGCTTGAGCGGGAGCTCGACCATCTCCCTTATCTTCTGGATCGCGTCCTTTAGACCGCCGATGTCCTCGTATGTTACCTCCGGGATGCGCTCCTCCTTCACCTCAACCGCCTGGGGAAGAACCTCGACCTCCGTGTTGTAGGATATCTGGACGATCCCCTTGGGGACGGTGCTAACGACGATGAACTTCAGCTCGCCGAAGCCCAGGGGCATGGTCTCGAACAGTCCTCTGATGAGGTCGTCGAGGGGCGAACCGCCGTAGTAGCCGGCCTCCCCACGGCTGCTGGCGACGACTATGTCCCCCTTCACGACGGGCCTGCCGAGGAGGTTCTGCTTGACGATTTCCCCCGGAATCTGGAGGATAACACCCTTCTGGGCCGGTGCTAGGGTTACCTTTTTGGCCTCCTGCACCTGGGCACGCCTTATTGTAACGTAGTCGCCTATGCTCACTCCCGCGTTCTTCCTTATGTACCCGTCCATCCTGACTATGTCCAGCCCCCTGTCATCAGGGTGCGCGTTCGCCACAACTGCCGCGGTTGAGCGCGAACCCACAAGCTCCACGATGTCTCCTGTGCTCACGCCGAGCTTTTTCTGGTAGCTCTTGTCAAACCTCACTATTCCCCTTCCCACGTCCACTTTAAGGGCCTCTGCAACCCGGAGTTTTATCTCATCAACACTCTCTTCCTTTCCTCCGAATATCATGAATCTCCCTCCCGTTTTTTCTCATGACGTTATTGTTATGCAATAGGAGTATAAAATCCCTCCGCTTAGTCGCCCTTACCCTTCTTCTCCCGCTGTCTCTTGATGGCCTCGTCCAGGGTCATGTTGCCCACGGCAACCTCCCTGGCCAGCCTGGAGGAGATAGTGATGTTCCCGCTCAGCTCCCTGCTCCGTCTCTTTATATCCTCTATTTCCCTCTTGCTGGGTTCTTTCACCTCAAGGAGCTCGCCTATTCTCCGTTCCTTTCCCTTCCTCAGGCCGATGTTTATTGATGCAACTATATCCTGAACTCCAGGGGAATCGACACTTCCCACACGCGGCGTCGTTCTGGCCTCGTTCACGAGGATGACCTGGTAATCGTACCCCAGAACCTCTCCCAGGGCTTTCAGGGTCAGCGTCCTCTGTCTTCTCGCCCCGTGGCCTATCTTTATCCTTGCTCCTGGATAGCGCCGGAGGAGCTCAAGAATCGGCTCAACGTCCCTCGGTCCTTTAAGGCGTTGCACCTCCAGAACCCTGTTATCAGCCACGACGCTGACACCGGGCCTCTCTCCGGGGTCTATCGCTATGTAAACCTGGTTGAAGTGCTCCCGTCCCTCAAGGAGAGAAAGGAGCTCGTCGATGAAGTCCTCCCCCCGGACGATTACCTTTCTGGGAAAATCCAGACTCTCCGCGGTCTTCTCATCGGTAACAACCACCTCAACGTCGAAGGGGATCCCCTCCCCCTGCCTGAGGCTGTAGAAGCCTATCCCGTGCCTCTTGAGGACCCTAACCGCGGTGTAGTACACCCTCGCATCGCCGGTTATGACCGCTACCCTCATGTCCTTCCCTCCGGTGGCGTATTAAAAACGTTTCCGGACCCGAAGCCTTAAATCCTGAACACCGAAGTTCCGCCGGTGGTATCATGCCCCCGAAGCGCAGGCCTCGCAATGAGGAGGAAGACGACGAGCTCTACGAAGTGGAAGAGTTCGAGGAGCTGGAAGACGAATTTGACCTGGAGGACGAGGAGATCGCCTGGGAAGACGATGAGTGGGAAGAGCTTGACGATGTCGAACTTGATGAGGAGATTGACTGAGTTAGGCAGGTATGAGAAGAGAAACTTCGAATTCCCTCTGAACCCTAACCCCTGCTTCAAAGACCCTCCTTGAGAGTTCCCTCAGCGAGTTGGCCCCCTTCGTATTGGCCTCCTCCAACAGTTCAAAGGCTGAGAACTTCAACAGCCGGGCTAGCTTGTACCGGCTCCCACCACGGGGCAACAGCATACTCTCCGCGAGCTCATCGCTGAAGAATCCCGTTCTCACGGCATTCAAGAACACGTCCAGCAGGTAGACAGGGTTGAGGACTTTTTCCATGAACTCCGCGGCCTTCTTTGGCTCTCCCCGAGCCAGGTAGAACATCGACAGGGCCCTTCCAGTTTCATTCGCTATTTTAGCTCTCCTGAATGCATCCTCCGCCCCTTTGACATCCCCAAGTTCTATCTTCAGCTTCCCAAGCTCGTCCAGCAGAAGGCTCCTCAGGGGTTCCTCAAGCAACCCGGCCCAGTATTCGAGCCCCTCAACGTCGCCCCTCCCAACGAGACCTGAGAAGAACCCTTTGAAATAGCTTTTTTTCACCTCATGGAATGGTTTAACAATGGGGTGTGGGAGCCCCGCCTTCTGAGGTTTGTTCTCCTGGATTATTCCACTTTTTACCTCCCCATTCATGCGCAGGAGCTCCGCTCCGGGCATCAGCTTACCGTCCTTGAATATTAAACCCGCTGGAAGGGGCTTTAGCTGTTGCAGGTCCCTCTCGTCGAGGCCGAGCTCGCTGAGGCTGACACCCGCAGTTCCCTTCTCCACGATGACTTTGGCCAGAACGTCGGCAACGCTTTTCAGTGCCTTCTTGCGAAGAAAATCGCTTTTAATGCTCCTGGCCGCCCTTATTGCCAGTTTAAAAATCCCCGCCCTTGAAAGGAGGTAGGAGAGGTTTTTAAAAACCTCGTCGTGGAGAGTTTCCGTCCTTATCTTCCCTGCTATCTCCAGGGCCTTCTCCGGCGAGCGGGTAACGTACGCTTCGATGACCCACCTGAGGGCATAGTCTCTCCAGTAGCTTTCTTTTATGCCTTCAGCTTCGCGAAGGGCCCCTTCGAGGTCCCCCTTTGACAGGAGTTCCCTCACCTGAATGAGCCTCGCGTCCATGTCAGACCCTCAGCCCAGGGTGCCACACCTTCTTTCCGGCCCTCTCCTTCTCCTCGTCCCATTCAGTGAGGATTTTAACTGCCTCGCTGGCTACGAGGGCGGCTTCCTTCTCCCCTACCTTCCCGAACTCGTTCGTTACACGGTTGGCGAAGACGGAGCAGACACAGCCGGCCCTACGGCCGTAGATGTTGGCCAGGGTGTAGAGCGTCGCCGCCTCCATCTCGAAGTTGGTCACGTTCGCCTGCCTGAGGTCGTCGACGATGTTCCTGGCGAAGCTCGGGAAGTAGCCGTTGAGGCCCGGCCTGCCCTGGCCGAGGTAGAAGCTGTCGGTAGAGGCCGTTATGCCGAGGTGATAGCGCATTCCAAGGGTCTCGGCGGCCTCTACGAGGGCCAAAGTAACCTCAAGGTCCGCAACTGCCGGGTACTCAATCCTCACGTACTGCTTTGAAGTGCCGTCGAGCCTGACGGCCGCTTTTGCTATGATTAGGTCTCCTATCTCCATCCCCGGCTGGATTGCCCCGGTCGAACCAACGCGGATGAACGTGTCGGCGCCGATGGCAGCTAACTCTTCCACCGCTATCGCCGTCGATGGGCCCCCTATTCCGGTTGAGGTGACGCTTATCGGCACGCCCTTGTACTTTCCGGTGTGCGTACGGTATTCCCTGTGGAACGCTATCTCCCTTGCCTCATCCCAGAGCGAGCTTACCTTTGGAACCCTCTCCGGGTCTCCGGGGAGGAGAACGTATCTCGCCACATCCCCGGGTTTGCAGGCTATGTGATACTGCATCCCCTCCTCAGTCTGGGGCCTCTCAGCCGATACGAACTTCTCCACCATGACAACCACCTTTTTATCCTCTTATGCATCACTTTTAGTGTTTGAGCTAAAAAGTGTTTGGACGGAGTGGGGACAATGCTGAAGTGCACCCGATGCGGAAAAACCTACCCGGAAACGTTCAGGCTCACCTGCGACTGTGGTGGAACCCTGTTCGTCGAGCGGGAATACTTCGACTTCTTTGGAAACCTCGGCCAGCATCTCGACGCGAGGAGGTACCTCAACTTCCTTCCGGTAGGGGGAACTCTCCTCCCGCCGCCCGTGCCGGCGATAACCCCAACCGTTGAGCTTCAAGTCGACCCGGTAACCGCGCTCTTCAAGCTCGACTACCTCCAGCCCAGCGGCTCCTTCAAGGACAGGGGAACGTGGGTAACGGTCGCCAAGTTGATGGAGGAGGGCGTGGGGGAGGTCGTCCTCGACAGCTCCGGAAACGCGGCACTGAGCTTCGCCCTTTACTCTCTTCCCGCAGGGATAAGGATTCACACATTCGTCTCCTACGATACAATGCCCGGAAAGCTCTCCCTCCTCCGGAGGCTCGGCGCGGTTGTACACTTCGTTGATGGTGACAGGATGGAAGTCCACGAAAAGGCCGTCGAGTTCTCGGAGCGGGAAGGGATAACCTACGTGACCCACTGGCTCAACCCGTACTTCATCGAGGGCACCAAAACGATAGCCTACGAGGTCTATGAGCAGGCTGGGGTTCCAGACTACGCCTTTGCCCCCACTGGTTCCGGAACCCTCTTCCTCGGCCTGTGGAAGGGCTTCAAAGAGCTGATGGAAATGGGTGAAATGACCAAACTCCCGCGGCTCGTGGCTGTTCAGGCCGAAGGCTACGAGAGCCTCTGCAAGCGATCACCCACCAAAAACCAGCTCGCCGATGGTATAGCCATTCCCGAGCCCCCAAGGAGGGACGACATGCTGAGGGCCATTGATGAGAGCAACGGCCTCTGCGTGAGTGTGAGTGAAAGCGAAACCCTCGGGGCCCTTAACTGGCTGAAGAGGGCGGGCTTCCTGGTGGAGCCGACTTCCGCGGTCGTTTTGGCTGGCATGTGGAAGCTCGTGGAATCTGGAGAAATCCCCAGAGGTTCAAGAGTCCTGCTCCCGCTGACGGGCTCGGGCCTTAAAATAACCGAAGGTATTTAAACTTTGAGGATAACCTTTGGTGGAGGTGATGGGAATGGTCATGAGGTACCCCGCGGTCGCGGGAAGCTTCTATCCCGCTGACGAGGAGCTCGTAGGGATGATGGAGGAGTTCTTCAAAGGCATTGGGAAAGAAGGGGGCGAGAGGAAAATAACCGCGGGCGTTGCTCCGCACGCGGGCTACGTATTCTCCGGTTATACAGCGAGCAGGACGTACAAAGCCATCTTTGAGGACGGTCTTCCGGAGACCTTCGTGATCCTCGGGCCAAACCACACCGGGCTCGGTTCGCCCATAGCGATTCACCCACCGGGTAAGTGGATAACGCCGCTGGGAGAGATAGATGTCGACGGCGAGCTGGCGAAAGAGGTAGCCAAAATTTCCGGCATAGCCGATTTAGACGAGTTCGCCCACAAGTACGAGCACTCCATCGAGGTCCAGGTTCCGTTCATACAGTACCTCGCCGAGAAGGCCGGGAAGGAAGTCAAAATCGTGCCAATAGTCCTTGGAATGCAGGATGAAGACGTTACTGAGGACCTCGGGAAGGCGATCTTCGAGGCGAGCAGAGAGCTCGGCAGGGACATCGTGGTCATAGCGAGCACGGACTTCATGCACTACGGCCCGGTCTACGGCTACGTTCCCTTCAGGGTTCACGCGGAAGAGCTCCCCCACAGGATAAAGGAGTGGGACTTTAGAATAATCAGGAGAATCCTCGACTTCGACGTTAAGGGAATGTTCAAGGAGATAAGGGAGATGAACCACACCATGTGCGGGCCAGGTGGAGTTGGAACGGCGATAGTCTACTCCCGCCTTGCTGGGGCGGTTGAGGCCGAGCTTCTCCACTACACGACGAGCTTTGAGGTGAGTAGGAGCACCGACGCGGTTGTCGGGTACGCGAGCATAGTCTTCAGGAGATGAGTAACTTTCAGTTTGTTTTGTTTTAAAGTTAAAGATAAAAAAATTGTTCAGAAGGCCGCCTTGTGGTGCTGGTGCTTGACTTCCCAGCTGAAGAACCGGTAGGCGGCCCTCTTGGTCACGTCTTCTATCAGGAACCAGATCAGGCAGTAAAGCCACACGAAACCCACATACTTCCAACCTGCTGCGGTAACTCCCCATCCGTAGGCCACCATCAGCGTGGCTAGGAGCTTAGTTCCAACTGCGCTCCAGAAGAGCCACTTGCCCGGCATTATGCTCCAGAACGGCCCCCTGGTCCTGGTGACGAATATCGTCAGGTGCCCGGCAACTGCCAGTTTAAGGAATATGATGCTCTGGAGCAGTGCCAATCCACTCGCAGTGGTGGGGGATATGTGGAAGTAATCGATCATTATAACGAGCAGGAGGAATGTTTCTATGACACCCATGGTTCCTATGATGGTCGATACGGTTAGAACTTCCCTAAGGTTCCACTTCTCTGGCCAGCGGTTTATCTTGACGTTGTCGTAGGCTATCGTGATTATTGGGAGGTCGTTGAGTAATGCCAGGAATATTATCATGACTGCGGTTATTGGGTAGAAGTTGTATGCAAGTATGCTCAGCGTTATGAAGAAGAGAACCCTTATGGTCTCTGTGATGCGGTAAAGCACATAGCTATGCATCCTCTGGAATATTTTCCTGGCTTCCACTATTGCGTTTTTGATGGTACTAATACCTGGTGCCAGTAGCGCTATGTCGGCAGCGGCCCTCGCTGCGTCGGTTGCACCTGAGACAGCTATGCCAACGTTGGCCTGTTTCAGAGCAGGAGCGTCATTAACCCCATCACCCGTCATTGCGACTTTGTGGCCAGCTTCTTGGAGCGATTTGACTATCTTGAACTTGTGCTCCGGATAAACCTGAGCGAATCCATCAGCCTCTTCACACAGCCGGATCAACTCGTGTCCTTTGGTCTTTTCAAGTTCATCCGCCGTGTGTATTTTGGTTCCTATTCCCAGTATCCTGGCTATCTGCTTGGCTATTGCTATGTGGTCACCGGTGATCATCTTAACGCGTATCCCGTTCCTCTTGAGGAACTTGACAGTGCTCGCGGAGTCGTCGCGTGGCGGGTCAAAGAGAGGTATCAGTCCGACGAACTTCCAGCCATCCCCCGAGTCAACGGCCACCCCGAGTGTTCTGTATCCCTTGCTGGCGAGTTCTTCAACTTTCCCCATGACCTCTGAGGTGAGCTTCTCATCAGCGTTTACCATCTGGAGTATGACCTGAGGTGCACCCTTGGCCGTCTTAAATTGCTTTCCGCCGCACTCAACCACGGCCTCCGTGTGCTTTATGACGGGATCGAAGGGTACGAATTTAATCTGTTTACAGGTTCCCAATTTCTCTTTGTTTTTAATAGTCCTAAGGATAGCCAGGTCAATCGGATCCTTGTTTTCCTCTTTGCTGGCGAGTGCCGCATAGAACAGCATATCATCAACGGAGAACCCGCTCCAAGCGATGGGGTTTTCCACGGTGAGTTGGTTCTTGGTCAAAGTCCCAGTTTTGTCGGCACAGAGGGTGTCCACAGAGGCCAGCTCCTCTATAGCAACAAGCTTGGTCACTATGGCCTGCCTCTTGGCCAGTTCATACGCACCTATTGCCATGGTTATACTCATGACCGCGGGTAATGCCGCTGGAATGGCCGCCACTGTTAGAACTAAAGCGAACCGCAGGAGATCGAGGAACGGTTTCCCGCGGTGGAGTTCCACAATGAACATTATGCTTATCATTATAATGCTGAGTACGATTAGGTAGTTGCCTATGTTAATGACGAGCTTCTGGTATTCGGTCGTTGTTTTTGCGGTCTGAACGAGCTGCACGGTTCTTCCGAAGTATGTGCTCAAACCGGTCGCTATTACAACGCCAGTCATCTCCCCGCGTTTGACTATCGAACCGCTGTATATGACACTACCGACCTTCTTTGTAACCGGAACGCTTTCCCCCGTGAGAGCAGACTCGTCCACTGTCAGAAAGTCCCCCTCTATCAGTTTAACATCTGCGGGGATTATATCTCCCATGCGGAGCCTTACGATATCGCCGGGGACGAGCTCTTTTGCCGGTATGGTTTTCCACTGACCGTCCCTGAAAACCCTGACCTCCAGGGCAAGCTTCTGTTTGAGATACTCCATTATGTTTTCGGCTTTGTGCTCCTGCCAGAACCCCACTACCCCGTTGATTATGAGGAGACTGAGAATTATCCAGAAATCCTCCCAGTGATGCACTATCGCGGAGAGAATGGCCGCGACCTCTATCATCCACGGAATGGGCCCCCAGAAGTAGGATAGAAACTTTCTCAATGGGCTTACCTTTTTCTCGGGTATCTCGTTGGGTCCGACCTCTTTAAGGCGGCGCTTTACCTCCTCGCTACTGAGACCGGTCTTCGGGTCAACGTTGAGATACTTGAGAACATCCTCAACGCTCATGTGCTTTGCCTTTTGGGCAATTCCCTGCAAATCCTTAACACCTATCGACATCGCCCCATGCCTCCCAAGTTTTCATCCCTGCAATTTGCAATTAGATAATACCCATATTTAAACATTAGCCATAAAAGTACAATAAAAAATTGTAATCACACAAATGATCCTTAAACGGAATAATAGTATAAATGTACTTCATGGAAACTACCGCCGGATTCACCAACGATATTTGAGAAAGACTGATAAGCTCGTTTGTATCACCATAATGGGGATGTCAAGAATGGATGCCAAGAGCGTTCTCGCTTCAGCACCGGCTAAAATTATCCTCTTTGGAGAGCACAGTGTCGTTTATGGAAAACCGGCGATAGCGGCCGCTATAGACCTTAGAACCTACGTCAGCGCCGAGTTCAACAACACCGGCGCGATAAAGATAGAGGCCCACGACATAAAAACTCCAGGGCTTATCGTCTCCTTCTCAGAGGACAGCATCTACTTCGAGAGCGACTACGGAAAGGCCGCAGAGGTTCTCGGCTACGTCAGGCAGGCGATAGAGCTCGTGAAGGAAGAAGCCGACACAAACGGGAGGGGAATAACGGTCTCGATAACCTCGCAGATTCCCGTTGGTGCGGGTCTTGGAAGCTCCGCGGCGGTTGCGGTGGCAACAATAGGGGCAGTCTCAAGACTCCTCGGCCTAGAACTGAGCAACGAGGAGGTTGGGAAACTCGGCCATAGAGTTGAGCTCCTCGTCCAAGGCGCGTCGAGCGGCATTGATCCTACCGTTTCAGCGATAGGAGGATTCATCCATTACCAGAAGGGGAAGTTCGAGCACCTTCCATTCATGGAGCTTCCAATCGTAGTCGGCTACACCGGTTCGAGCGGTTCCACCAAGGAGCTTGTTGCGATGGTCAGGAAAAACTACGAGGAGATGCCGGGAATCTTCGAACCCGTCCTCAACTCGATGGGCAGGCTCGTTGAGAAGGCCAAGGAGGTCATCACCTCCGACCTCGACAGGGAGCTGAAGTTCCAGACCCTCGGAAAGCTCATGAACATAAACCACGGACTCCTGGATGCTCTTGGCGTATCGACCAAGAAGCTCAGCGAGCTGGTCTACGCCGCGAGGGTAGCGGGGGCCCTGGGAGCAAAGATCACTGGCGCCGGCGGCGGAGGCTGCATGTACGCCCTCGCGCCGGGGAAGCAGAGCGAGGTGGCAACGGCCATAACAATAGCTGGAGGGACCCCGATGATAACGAGGATAAGCCGTGAGGG
This window harbors:
- the udp gene encoding uridine phosphorylase yields the protein MVEKFVSAERPQTEEGMQYHIACKPGDVARYVLLPGDPERVPKVSSLWDEAREIAFHREYRTHTGKYKGVPISVTSTGIGGPSTAIAVEELAAIGADTFIRVGSTGAIQPGMEIGDLIIAKAAVRLDGTSKQYVRIEYPAVADLEVTLALVEAAETLGMRYHLGITASTDSFYLGQGRPGLNGYFPSFARNIVDDLRQANVTNFEMEAATLYTLANIYGRRAGCVCSVFANRVTNEFGKVGEKEAALVASEAVKILTEWDEEKERAGKKVWHPGLRV
- a CDS encoding MEMO1 family protein, producing the protein MVMRYPAVAGSFYPADEELVGMMEEFFKGIGKEGGERKITAGVAPHAGYVFSGYTASRTYKAIFEDGLPETFVILGPNHTGLGSPIAIHPPGKWITPLGEIDVDGELAKEVAKISGIADLDEFAHKYEHSIEVQVPFIQYLAEKAGKEVKIVPIVLGMQDEDVTEDLGKAIFEASRELGRDIVVIASTDFMHYGPVYGYVPFRVHAEELPHRIKEWDFRIIRRILDFDVKGMFKEIREMNHTMCGPGGVGTAIVYSRLAGAVEAELLHYTTSFEVSRSTDAVVGYASIVFRR
- a CDS encoding CDC48 family AAA ATPase, which encodes MIFGGKEESVDEIKLRVAEALKVDVGRGIVRFDKSYQKKLGVSTGDIVELVGSRSTAAVVANAHPDDRGLDIVRMDGYIRKNAGVSIGDYVTIRRAQVQEAKKVTLAPAQKGVILQIPGEIVKQNLLGRPVVKGDIVVASSRGEAGYYGGSPLDDLIRGLFETMPLGFGELKFIVVSTVPKGIVQISYNTEVEVLPQAVEVKEERIPEVTYEDIGGLKDAIQKIREMVELPLKHPELFERLGIEPPKGVLLYGPPGTGKTLLAKAVANEANAHFIAINGPEIMSKFYGESEERLRDIFKEAEENAPSIIFIDEIDAIAPKREEVVGEVEKRVVSQLLTLMDGLQGRGKVIVIAATNRPDALDPALRRPGRFDREIEVGVPDKQGRKEILQIHTRGMPLEPPFDRSEVLRILDEVGPRILDSETLMRLKVQVEKARSEEEIKRILKEYGEIYSEVKAKLIDRMLDRIADKTHGFVGADLAALAREAAMVVLRRLIKEGRVSPEHEKIPPEVLQELRVMEDDFYEALKMVEPSALREVLMEVPNVHWDDIGGLKDVKEELMEAVEWPLKYPKAFERLGITPPRGILLYGPPGTGKTLLAKAVANESEANFIAIRGPEVLSKWVGETEKRVREIFRKARQAAPTVVFIDEIDAIAPARGSYEGARHLDTLINQLLTEMDGIERNSGVVVIGATNRPDIIDPALLRPGRFDRLILVPAPDEKARLEVFKVHTRRVPLAEDVNLEELAKKTEGYSGADIEAVVREAALTALRRIVRAIPAEEERAEEDFLDEIRVTKRDFEEALKKIKPSITPYMLEYYRNFEESRKAVPKKGKREVDYYTF
- a CDS encoding pyridoxal-phosphate dependent enzyme, yielding MLKCTRCGKTYPETFRLTCDCGGTLFVEREYFDFFGNLGQHLDARRYLNFLPVGGTLLPPPVPAITPTVELQVDPVTALFKLDYLQPSGSFKDRGTWVTVAKLMEEGVGEVVLDSSGNAALSFALYSLPAGIRIHTFVSYDTMPGKLSLLRRLGAVVHFVDGDRMEVHEKAVEFSEREGITYVTHWLNPYFIEGTKTIAYEVYEQAGVPDYAFAPTGSGTLFLGLWKGFKELMEMGEMTKLPRLVAVQAEGYESLCKRSPTKNQLADGIAIPEPPRRDDMLRAIDESNGLCVSVSESETLGALNWLKRAGFLVEPTSAVVLAGMWKLVESGEIPRGSRVLLPLTGSGLKITEGI
- a CDS encoding mevalonate kinase — translated: MDAKSVLASAPAKIILFGEHSVVYGKPAIAAAIDLRTYVSAEFNNTGAIKIEAHDIKTPGLIVSFSEDSIYFESDYGKAAEVLGYVRQAIELVKEEADTNGRGITVSITSQIPVGAGLGSSAAVAVATIGAVSRLLGLELSNEEVGKLGHRVELLVQGASSGIDPTVSAIGGFIHYQKGKFEHLPFMELPIVVGYTGSSGSTKELVAMVRKNYEEMPGIFEPVLNSMGRLVEKAKEVITSDLDRELKFQTLGKLMNINHGLLDALGVSTKKLSELVYAARVAGALGAKITGAGGGGCMYALAPGKQSEVATAITIAGGTPMITRISREGIRIEEVEE
- a CDS encoding plasma-membrane proton-efflux P-type ATPase, which gives rise to MSIGVKDLQGIAQKAKHMSVEDVLKYLNVDPKTGLSSEEVKRRLKEVGPNEIPEKKVSPLRKFLSYFWGPIPWMIEVAAILSAIVHHWEDFWIILSLLIINGVVGFWQEHKAENIMEYLKQKLALEVRVFRDGQWKTIPAKELVPGDIVRLRMGDIIPADVKLIEGDFLTVDESALTGESVPVTKKVGSVIYSGSIVKRGEMTGVVIATGLSTYFGRTVQLVQTAKTTTEYQKLVINIGNYLIVLSIIMISIMFIVELHRGKPFLDLLRFALVLTVAAIPAALPAVMSITMAIGAYELAKRQAIVTKLVAIEELASVDTLCADKTGTLTKNQLTVENPIAWSGFSVDDMLFYAALASKEENKDPIDLAILRTIKNKEKLGTCKQIKFVPFDPVIKHTEAVVECGGKQFKTAKGAPQVILQMVNADEKLTSEVMGKVEELASKGYRTLGVAVDSGDGWKFVGLIPLFDPPRDDSASTVKFLKRNGIRVKMITGDHIAIAKQIARILGIGTKIHTADELEKTKGHELIRLCEEADGFAQVYPEHKFKIVKSLQEAGHKVAMTGDGVNDAPALKQANVGIAVSGATDAARAAADIALLAPGISTIKNAIVEARKIFQRMHSYVLYRITETIRVLFFITLSILAYNFYPITAVMIIFLALLNDLPIITIAYDNVKINRWPEKWNLREVLTVSTIIGTMGVIETFLLLVIMIDYFHISPTTASGLALLQSIIFLKLAVAGHLTIFVTRTRGPFWSIMPGKWLFWSAVGTKLLATLMVAYGWGVTAAGWKYVGFVWLYCLIWFLIEDVTKRAAYRFFSWEVKHQHHKAAF